A genomic stretch from Candidatus Dadabacteria bacterium includes:
- a CDS encoding glycosyltransferase has protein sequence MFEFIKYFCTLLYIISSVFLCIFGLHRYYLVHLYSRTKARRAAAPQGQGSLPRVTVQLPVYNEMYVTERLIRAVCGIDYPRDLLEVQVLDDSTDDTSRIAARCTDELRAAGFDIKHIRRGNREGYKAGALAAGCAQASGELLAVFDADFVPPRDFLRKTVSCFEDPEVGIVQTRWGHLNRDYSLLTKAQSVLLDGHFVVEQAARHGNGLFLNFNGTAGVIRKKCIEQSGGWQHDTLTEDLDLSYRAQINGWKAVYLPNVISDAELPVDMNAFKIQQHRWVKGGIQTAGKLLPSVLRDSRIPFKVKAESVFHLLGNFSYLFLLATIILIIPMNFLWERIWLNDLFIASVTGVALGTLAIIRFYILAVREAHGTRAREFYKYIPVALSVGAGIAVNNAKAVLEAVLGRTSGFARTPKYAVVGRKDRWRTSAYVSSKGVTTFFEVVLSVFFTFQVAYVLYMGFFIWVPFLLLMQFGFTYTAFLSIYHGS, from the coding sequence TTGTTTGAGTTTATAAAGTACTTCTGCACCCTGCTTTACATTATTTCCTCCGTTTTTCTCTGCATATTCGGCCTTCACCGTTACTACCTGGTGCATCTTTACTCGAGGACAAAGGCGCGCCGCGCCGCGGCCCCGCAGGGACAGGGATCCCTTCCGCGCGTCACGGTGCAGCTCCCCGTCTATAACGAGATGTACGTGACCGAAAGGCTCATCCGCGCGGTCTGCGGGATCGACTACCCGAGGGACCTGCTCGAAGTGCAGGTGCTTGACGACTCAACGGACGACACAAGCCGCATAGCGGCGCGCTGCACCGATGAACTCCGGGCTGCCGGTTTCGACATAAAGCACATCCGGAGGGGGAACCGCGAGGGGTACAAGGCGGGGGCGCTTGCCGCGGGCTGCGCGCAGGCAAGCGGGGAGCTTCTTGCGGTTTTCGACGCGGATTTTGTTCCCCCCAGGGATTTTCTCCGAAAGACCGTTTCGTGCTTCGAAGACCCTGAGGTCGGGATAGTGCAAACGAGGTGGGGGCATCTTAACCGTGACTACTCGCTTCTGACCAAGGCCCAGTCGGTGCTTCTTGACGGACATTTCGTGGTGGAGCAGGCCGCCCGGCATGGAAACGGACTTTTTCTTAACTTCAACGGCACCGCCGGGGTGATCCGCAAGAAGTGCATAGAGCAGAGCGGAGGATGGCAGCACGACACCCTGACTGAGGATCTTGATCTAAGCTACAGGGCGCAGATAAACGGGTGGAAGGCAGTCTACCTGCCTAACGTCATATCGGACGCCGAGCTTCCCGTTGACATGAACGCTTTTAAAATACAGCAGCACAGGTGGGTTAAGGGAGGGATCCAGACGGCAGGGAAGCTTTTGCCCTCGGTGCTTCGCGATTCCCGGATCCCGTTTAAGGTCAAGGCCGAGAGCGTGTTTCATCTCCTCGGCAATTTCAGCTATCTGTTTCTGCTCGCCACTATAATTCTCATAATACCCATGAATTTCCTGTGGGAGCGGATCTGGCTTAATGACCTTTTCATAGCGAGCGTCACGGGGGTGGCGCTCGGCACCTTAGCCATAATAAGGTTCTACATACTGGCGGTCCGCGAGGCCCACGGCACCCGAGCGCGGGAGTTCTACAAGTACATACCCGTTGCGCTGAGCGTCGGGGCGGGCATAGCGGTTAACAACGCCAAGGCCGTGCTTGAGGCGGTTCTGGGCAGGACGTCGGGTTTTGCGAGAACGCCAAAGTACGCCGTCGTGGGCAGGAAGGACCGGTGGAGAACCTCGGCTTACGTTTCCTCAAAAGGGGTTACCACCTTTTTCGAGGTCGTTCTCTCGGTTTTCTTCACGTTCCAGGTGGCGTACGTCCTCTACATGGGATTTTTCATCTGGGTTCCCTTTCTGCTGCTTATGCAATTCGGTTTCACCTACACCGCTTTTCTCTCGATATATCACGGTTCGTGA
- a CDS encoding ATP-binding protein produces MSHSYFRWQRDTLKKALETRRVLLLCGARQCGKTTLAKELVSRHIAYRTLDDPAVRQIAETDPRGFVKHSGSTLIIDEVQRAPDLLSAIKIRVDEDTRPGQYLLTGSADIQSSPRVRESLAGRIRKVRLRPLTYGEILGASPDFLDRAFRQDFGHPDRAYDRDAMLDISFGGGFPEAIMLGDTERRLWHRDYADALVERDLRDLGRIQRRDAMSELIHTLAAWSGKFMDISSIGAGLSIARSTVETYINALEALYIVERVRAWKRTDYARAGQRPRLFMTDSGLMSSILDWDSQQVRMDADRSGKLIETFMFNEIAAQVDANAGRYSLFHYRDREKREIDFLIEREDWALLGIEIKAGSAIGTNDFKNLSWFKKNIARDRKFTGIVLYSGELTGSMGDGLWAVPFGTVWNRQ; encoded by the coding sequence ATGTCACATTCTTATTTCCGCTGGCAGCGGGACACCTTGAAAAAAGCCCTCGAAACGCGCCGCGTGCTGTTGCTCTGCGGAGCGCGCCAATGCGGCAAAACCACCCTTGCCAAGGAACTGGTTTCACGGCATATCGCCTACCGCACTCTAGATGATCCGGCCGTACGGCAGATTGCCGAAACCGACCCGCGAGGCTTCGTGAAGCATTCAGGAAGCACCCTCATCATCGACGAAGTCCAGCGTGCTCCCGACCTGCTTTCTGCAATCAAGATAAGGGTGGATGAAGATACGAGACCCGGACAATACCTGCTGACGGGTTCAGCCGACATACAGTCTTCCCCCAGAGTACGGGAATCCCTCGCCGGACGCATAAGAAAGGTACGGCTGCGTCCGCTCACCTATGGAGAGATTTTAGGAGCGTCTCCGGATTTCCTTGACCGGGCCTTCAGGCAGGATTTCGGGCATCCCGACCGCGCTTACGACCGTGACGCTATGCTGGACATCTCTTTTGGAGGTGGTTTTCCGGAAGCCATTATGCTTGGAGACACAGAGCGAAGATTATGGCATCGGGACTACGCGGACGCGCTTGTGGAACGCGACCTCAGGGATCTCGGGCGTATCCAGCGACGCGACGCCATGAGCGAACTGATACACACCCTGGCGGCATGGTCGGGCAAGTTCATGGACATTTCATCCATAGGCGCTGGACTTTCCATCGCGCGCTCCACGGTCGAGACATACATAAACGCCCTGGAAGCCTTGTACATTGTTGAACGCGTAAGGGCGTGGAAACGCACCGATTACGCGCGGGCGGGGCAACGCCCCAGGCTTTTTATGACTGACTCGGGACTTATGTCTTCGATTCTTGACTGGGACAGTCAGCAGGTCCGAATGGATGCGGACCGCTCGGGCAAGCTGATCGAAACCTTCATGTTCAACGAAATAGCCGCCCAAGTGGACGCCAATGCCGGAAGATACAGTCTCTTCCATTACCGTGACCGCGAAAAGCGCGAGATCGACTTCTTGATCGAAAGGGAGGACTGGGCGCTGCTCGGGATTGAGATCAAGGCGGGCTCGGCCATCGGAACGAACGATTTCAAAAACCTCAGCTGGTTTAAGAAAAACATCGCGCGCGACAGAAAATTTACTGGGATCGTACTCTATTCGGGAGAACTCACGGGGTCCATGGGTGACGGGCTGTGGGCTGTTCCTTTCGGAACAGTCTGGAACCGGCAGTAA